One genomic region from Sphingobacteriales bacterium encodes:
- a CDS encoding NAD-dependent deacylase has product MPERKKIVVLTGAGISAESGIRTFRDSDGLWENHRIEEVATFEAWQRNRELVLDFYNQRRRQLLECEPNEAHRLLVTLEKKYDVHIITQNVDDLHERAGSSNVLHLHGELLKVRSTLNEHLVYEWKEDLNTGDRCEKGSQLRPHIVWFGEPVPMIEAAGKIAAQADIFVVVGTSLVVYPAAGLVHYTDFTVPKYVIDPNKPAISGMQNVEYITEKAGAGMKYLAEKLMEE; this is encoded by the coding sequence ATGCCTGAAAGAAAAAAAATAGTGGTACTCACCGGCGCAGGTATCAGCGCGGAAAGCGGCATCAGGACATTTCGCGACAGCGACGGCCTGTGGGAAAATCACCGCATTGAAGAGGTGGCCACTTTTGAAGCCTGGCAGCGCAACCGCGAACTGGTGCTGGACTTTTACAACCAGCGCAGAAGGCAGCTGCTCGAATGCGAACCGAATGAAGCACACCGATTGCTCGTGACATTAGAAAAGAAATACGATGTACACATCATCACACAGAATGTGGATGACCTGCACGAACGTGCCGGCTCATCGAATGTCCTGCACCTGCACGGCGAATTGCTGAAAGTGCGCAGCACCCTGAATGAACATCTTGTTTACGAATGGAAAGAAGATTTGAATACCGGCGACCGCTGTGAAAAAGGCTCGCAGCTGCGACCGCATATCGTTTGGTTCGGTGAACCGGTACCGATGATAGAAGCGGCGGGAAAGATTGCCGCACAGGCTGACATCTTTGTGGTCGTCGGCACTTCGCTGGTGGTTTATCCGGCGGCAGGGCTGGTACACTACACGGATTTTACGGTACCGAAATACGTCATTGACCCGAACAAACCTGCCATTTCAGGCATGCAGAACGTGGAGTATATTACCGAGAAAGCCGGTGCGGGGATGAAGTATCTGGCAGAGAAATTGATGGAAGAATAA
- a CDS encoding NAD(P)H-hydrate dehydratase, whose amino-acid sequence MKKILNTAQIRNADAYTIQHEPIPSVELMERASIAFVRQLEQDFPDKHLPKHIICGNGNNGGDGLVIARLLLQQLHPVTVYIFDSKNPSEDNLTNLKRLQKKYRHCIHYIKDCDFTDTLQQDAILVDAIFGSGLNKPIQQDSLYFDVIQKLNEKKFREVVSVDIPSGLFADQHTEGIAVQSGKCYTFQSPKLAFLLPENGKYVPDFTILDIGLHTDFIKKEQSFFFYLEQEDMEPILPARTKFSHKGIYGHALLVAGSHGKMGAALLAAKACLRSGAGLITAHIPKCGYAIFQSAFPEAMCATDKNSTCISSIPDSKKYDAVAIGPGLGDHPLTQKAFAAFLKKNKAPLIIDADGLNRLSKNKTLLKSLPENTLLTPHPKEFERLAGRWKNDFERLQLQQDFSRKHKVIVVLKGAHTSISDTNGQVYFNSTGNPGMATGGSGDVLTGIIAGLSAQRCPPLHSALLGVYLHGLAGDCALQTQSMESLTASDIIEHLGNAFMILHRDKNA is encoded by the coding sequence ATGAAAAAGATACTGAATACCGCACAAATCCGGAATGCCGACGCATACACGATTCAGCACGAACCCATCCCCTCCGTTGAGCTGATGGAAAGGGCTTCTATTGCATTCGTGCGGCAGCTGGAGCAAGACTTTCCGGATAAACACCTTCCAAAGCATATCATTTGCGGCAACGGCAATAACGGCGGAGACGGACTGGTTATAGCCCGTTTATTGCTCCAGCAATTACATCCGGTTACCGTATATATTTTTGACAGCAAAAATCCCTCTGAAGACAATCTGACCAATCTAAAACGGCTTCAAAAAAAGTACCGTCACTGCATCCATTATATCAAAGACTGTGACTTTACGGACACCTTGCAGCAAGATGCCATTCTGGTGGATGCCATTTTCGGAAGCGGATTAAACAAACCGATACAACAGGACAGCCTGTACTTTGATGTCATTCAGAAACTGAATGAAAAGAAATTCAGGGAGGTGGTCTCCGTCGATATTCCCAGCGGATTATTTGCCGACCAACACACCGAAGGCATAGCCGTACAATCCGGAAAATGCTACACGTTTCAATCGCCTAAACTGGCTTTCCTGCTTCCGGAAAACGGGAAATACGTTCCGGACTTTACCATCCTGGACATCGGATTACATACAGATTTCATCAAAAAGGAACAAAGCTTTTTTTTCTATCTGGAGCAGGAAGACATGGAACCTATTCTTCCCGCCAGGACAAAATTTTCGCACAAGGGAATATATGGACATGCACTCCTCGTTGCAGGCAGTCATGGCAAAATGGGTGCAGCGCTGTTAGCCGCAAAAGCCTGTCTGCGCAGCGGAGCCGGGCTGATCACCGCGCATATTCCCAAATGCGGTTATGCCATTTTCCAGTCCGCCTTTCCGGAGGCCATGTGTGCAACGGATAAAAACAGCACCTGCATTTCCTCCATTCCCGATTCTAAAAAATACGATGCCGTTGCCATCGGCCCGGGACTGGGCGACCACCCGCTGACACAAAAAGCATTTGCCGCCTTTTTGAAAAAAAATAAAGCGCCGCTCATCATTGATGCAGATGGGTTGAATAGGCTGTCTAAAAACAAGACGCTTTTAAAATCGCTGCCGGAAAACACCCTGCTCACGCCGCATCCCAAAGAGTTTGAACGCTTAGCCGGCAGATGGAAAAATGATTTTGAACGATTGCAGCTGCAACAGGATTTTTCCAGAAAACACAAAGTGATCGTCGTGCTGAAAGGTGCACACACGAGCATTTCCGATACGAACGGCCAGGTGTATTTCAACTCCACCGGCAACCCCGGCATGGCCACCGGCGGCAGCGGCGATGTACTGACCGGTATCATCGCCGGACTTTCAGCACAACGCTGCCCGCCTTTACACAGCGCCCTGCTGGGTGTTTACCTGCACGGACTAGCGGGCGACTGTGCACTGCAGACGCAAAGCATGGAAAGCCTGACGGCTTCCGACATCATCGAACATCTGGGAAACGCATTCATGATTCTACACCGTGATAAAAATGCCTGA
- a CDS encoding homoserine kinase, translating to MKVGDKIKVFAPATVANVACGFDVLGFAIDKPGDELIMEITEEKGVVIADIEGDGGVLPRDPKKNSATVAIQDYLDYIQADFGCKIWLKKMMPSGSGLGSSAASAVAGVYAINMLCNERLTKQEMLPFLLDAEKAACDAAIADNVAAGLFGGFILVRSYEPLDILQIPVPEDLWCAVINPHVIVLTKDAREILPREIPLAHSLRQSANVGGMMVGLLRGDYDLIGRSLVDYIAEPYRSKLIPGFYEMKQAAKDAGALGGSISGSGPSVFALCHGKEIAEKAGEAMKKVMQEMNIGADVYASKVNNQGPKVLPMTD from the coding sequence ATGAAAGTAGGCGATAAAATAAAAGTCTTTGCTCCCGCAACCGTAGCAAACGTTGCCTGTGGTTTCGATGTGCTGGGTTTTGCCATTGACAAACCCGGGGATGAATTAATTATGGAAATTACGGAGGAGAAAGGTGTGGTGATAGCAGACATTGAAGGCGATGGAGGCGTATTGCCACGTGATCCGAAAAAAAATTCGGCTACCGTTGCGATTCAGGATTATCTGGATTACATACAGGCGGATTTTGGCTGTAAGATATGGCTGAAGAAAATGATGCCGAGCGGCAGCGGTTTGGGCAGCAGCGCTGCCAGCGCAGTGGCAGGTGTTTATGCCATAAACATGTTATGCAATGAACGACTGACTAAACAGGAGATGCTGCCTTTTTTGCTGGATGCGGAAAAAGCCGCCTGCGATGCCGCCATAGCTGATAACGTGGCAGCCGGTTTGTTCGGCGGCTTCATCCTTGTCAGAAGTTATGAGCCGCTGGATATCCTGCAGATTCCGGTGCCCGAAGATTTGTGGTGTGCGGTCATTAATCCGCATGTGATTGTACTGACCAAAGATGCACGCGAAATTTTGCCGAGAGAGATTCCGTTGGCGCATTCCCTGCGACAAAGTGCGAATGTGGGCGGCATGATGGTCGGTTTGCTGCGGGGTGATTATGACTTAATCGGCAGAAGCCTGGTGGATTATATCGCAGAACCGTACAGAAGCAAGCTGATTCCCGGATTTTATGAAATGAAGCAGGCGGCGAAAGATGCAGGTGCCCTGGGTGGTAGTATCAGCGGCAGCGGACCCAGCGTATTTGCACTCTGCCATGGAAAGGAAATTGCCGAAAAGGCAGGCGAAGCCATGAAAAAAGTGATGCAAGAGATGAATATCGGAGCGGATGTGTATGCCAGTAAAGTCAATAACCAGGGACCGAAGGTGCTGCCCATGACAGATTAA
- a CDS encoding 1-acyl-sn-glycerol-3-phosphate acyltransferase: MLKILKFFYSIWTVVSFMLLTIPMAMGYLLLKLVPYKKQINGVYIINRSALFIWSVLVGMRYKITGLENINKDKTYVVVVNHVNAADMMATAYGQRVPAKPLVKRELTLIPGLGQLFSLMCLPVDRSSKEARYQSKIRMLNDLKQGISVLIFPEGTRNRTKNPLIPFYDGAFELAIEAQVPVLPVVLTNIRKINRVDTLLVQPGTLEIAHLTPITTTGLSSNNLETLKQQTFLVMKAYLLQHDSYFKTQKTDRIPA, encoded by the coding sequence ATGCTGAAAATCCTGAAATTTTTCTACAGCATCTGGACGGTGGTAAGTTTTATGCTGCTCACGATTCCTATGGCAATGGGTTATCTGCTGCTCAAACTGGTGCCGTATAAAAAACAAATCAACGGTGTTTATATCATTAACCGGTCAGCCCTATTTATCTGGTCGGTGCTGGTGGGTATGCGATACAAGATAACAGGACTGGAAAATATTAACAAAGACAAGACATATGTGGTGGTGGTCAACCATGTGAATGCGGCCGATATGATGGCTACGGCTTACGGACAGCGTGTTCCCGCCAAGCCGTTGGTAAAGAGAGAACTGACATTGATTCCAGGGTTAGGGCAATTATTTTCGCTGATGTGCCTGCCCGTGGACAGAAGCAGCAAGGAAGCCCGTTATCAAAGCAAGATACGCATGCTGAATGACCTGAAGCAAGGCATCTCCGTATTAATTTTTCCCGAAGGTACACGTAACAGGACCAAAAACCCGCTCATTCCATTTTATGACGGAGCCTTTGAGTTGGCCATTGAGGCACAGGTACCGGTACTGCCGGTGGTACTAACGAATATCCGAAAGATAAACCGGGTTGACACTTTGCTCGTGCAACCCGGAACATTGGAAATAGCCCATCTTACCCCAATAACAACAACAGGCCTATCGTCCAATAACCTGGAAACGCTGAAGCAACAGACATTTCTGGTGATGAAAGCCTATCTGCTTCAGCATGATTCCTATTTTAAAACGCAAAAGACGGACAGAATACCGGCTTAA
- a CDS encoding PKD domain-containing protein, translating to MPLTSFAQLNANFNMSKDKGCAPLYVTFTNTSTGFPDSCFWELGINGNTSDECNPSAIFNLPGVYNVKLTVYKGSQSSTITKTVTVFKDPVSNFDALPRTGCVPFNVQFQDLSTPGDAPVVNWLWDMGDGRTETTQHPLHTYTFSGNLTVSLIVTDGNGCKNTLTVRDFIKKATAPAVDFTINKAQTCLLPFNANFQSTVTAQSAVTYSWDFGNGTTSTASNPTVVYNSGGDYTVSLSVRDMNNCVTTKTKPNAVKIEKFTLNASVPSPVCTNTTATASVSSNYFPIFCNWDFGDGRTSSTVAPSINYPNPGTYNLSVKATNLEGCRDSMQQTIVVNLAPVAGFTADQTKSCKPYTVNFTNNSVNGSTYKWIISSPNGFYTTVTDVNPSVALPRNGYYDVSLIVTAANGCTDRTDKPLYIWIGPDQMNPAADKTEGCIPLKVHFNANLTNNWTPRSITWNFGDGTTGTGPNPVHTYTTTGDFYVKVKVLYDAPCDSLEATIGPIHAGDKVPFTGTMDYEKVCVNREMVTYTASGGRPTTEFYWLYGDGTGQGRNTTHIYTVPSQPRKYLVQLIAVNNTCRDTLDIQEIFVAYPKARFNYVSTCNSQTVTFENLSEGHTSATWIFGDGTTLTTMDASLSHTYPPSVTEVTASLAVYNDSTGCRDTLSKVIKFASIDSFRYTLTPQKGCAPLKVLMSAPSDTGVFNYIWELGNGDRGFGNNYVATYPAEGQFVVKMFVRYNNGCLIASSQRDTVTVIKAHADFNFDKASGCVTAVFNFRDSSYSNSSPIVSYSWLFNNTATASGQTASYGFNALGTYSVKLTVQNQEGCRDSLTKTVTVSEVKADFDKDRNGVCAGKSIQFFNRSSANAVSYLWDFGDGTTSAEREPVHAFPQERDYTIKLTVSDGRGCENTVAKTNFVTIKNIHVNFTASPTFKTCPDLITDFQLQAPANMQFKNVFWDFGNGNTSDDNNRTPQGVYTRSDSFDVKLIVVDTNNCTDTIFKPDYIIVAGPQGTFSFSPDFGCAPFDVTFRAQFKNTTTTIWDFGNGDTRLDNTLSTTTNYTYRREGDYTPTLVLKDNFGCTVNIVSTKKVNVARLFTAFGVDKANVCDGSGIVNIRDSIYSSPNSPVKEYYWSFTDSLNKTTRGVGDTFIPTGPGSYWIRFYAENTFGCTGRDSVKVGVYTSPVLTDIKDKVICRGEQIPLDVSGNPTAVQWSPNNSLNTPTGANVVARPDTTTTYIIKAFHHPQCPVYDTVKVEVKTRLNVRAYPDTILCLGDTIQLHTEAENTSLNITKITWSNSPALSNINDPNPLAFPKSNTTFYAIFENGACLLQKLPVQVDIKPLPAVTAGVDHIIIKGSEVQIDATSPNNVTYIWSPDYKLSCTECQNPMASPETDTSYIVTAVNEFGCKAKDILLIRVIEDCSGRMVYVPNTFSPNGDGQNDVLRALGPGISSVKQIRVFNRWGQLIFETNNPETGWDGTYKGELLNPGVYMYYMEVECINGQRTIRKGDVTLLR from the coding sequence ATGCCTCTGACATCTTTTGCTCAGCTGAACGCCAATTTCAATATGAGTAAAGACAAAGGATGCGCACCATTATATGTAACCTTTACCAACACATCCACCGGTTTTCCGGATAGTTGTTTCTGGGAGTTGGGGATAAACGGCAATACATCCGACGAATGCAATCCGAGCGCCATCTTTAACCTGCCGGGTGTATACAATGTAAAACTGACTGTCTACAAAGGCAGTCAATCTTCTACCATCACTAAAACGGTAACCGTGTTTAAAGACCCGGTTTCCAATTTTGATGCATTGCCGCGAACCGGATGTGTGCCGTTTAATGTGCAGTTTCAGGATCTATCGACTCCCGGGGATGCGCCAGTCGTCAACTGGCTGTGGGATATGGGTGACGGTAGAACGGAAACGACTCAACATCCGCTGCATACTTATACGTTCAGCGGAAACTTAACGGTATCATTGATTGTCACCGACGGCAACGGGTGTAAAAATACGCTGACGGTTAGGGACTTTATCAAGAAAGCAACGGCTCCTGCAGTGGATTTTACCATAAACAAGGCACAAACCTGTCTGTTGCCGTTCAATGCCAATTTCCAAAGTACGGTGACGGCGCAGTCTGCAGTAACCTATTCCTGGGATTTTGGCAACGGCACCACTTCGACTGCATCAAATCCAACTGTCGTATATAACAGCGGAGGAGATTATACCGTTTCGCTTTCTGTACGGGATATGAATAATTGTGTCACAACAAAGACGAAACCCAATGCCGTCAAGATAGAAAAATTTACCCTGAACGCAAGTGTGCCTTCGCCTGTGTGTACAAATACCACTGCGACTGCAAGTGTTTCATCTAACTATTTCCCCATTTTTTGCAACTGGGATTTCGGTGATGGCAGAACGTCATCAACTGTTGCTCCTTCCATCAATTATCCCAATCCCGGTACCTATAATTTAAGTGTCAAGGCAACCAATCTGGAAGGATGCCGCGATTCCATGCAGCAAACGATAGTGGTAAACCTGGCACCAGTAGCTGGTTTTACGGCAGACCAGACTAAATCATGCAAGCCATATACCGTAAATTTTACGAATAACTCGGTAAACGGCAGCACATACAAATGGATCATCAGCAGTCCGAACGGATTTTATACAACGGTCACAGATGTGAATCCCTCCGTGGCATTGCCCAGAAATGGCTATTATGATGTTAGTCTGATCGTTACTGCCGCCAATGGCTGTACGGACAGAACAGACAAGCCGCTGTATATTTGGATAGGGCCGGATCAGATGAATCCTGCTGCGGATAAAACGGAAGGATGTATTCCGCTGAAAGTGCATTTTAATGCGAACCTGACCAACAACTGGACGCCCAGAAGCATAACGTGGAATTTTGGCGATGGCACAACGGGTACGGGTCCCAATCCCGTTCACACATACACCACAACCGGGGATTTTTATGTAAAAGTGAAAGTACTGTATGATGCACCCTGTGATTCACTGGAAGCCACCATCGGCCCTATTCATGCCGGCGATAAGGTGCCGTTTACAGGGACTATGGATTATGAGAAGGTGTGTGTGAACCGTGAGATGGTAACCTATACGGCCAGCGGCGGCAGGCCTACGACAGAATTCTACTGGCTGTACGGCGACGGAACCGGACAGGGCAGGAATACGACGCATATCTACACCGTGCCGTCACAGCCCAGAAAATACCTGGTGCAGTTAATAGCAGTCAATAATACCTGCAGAGATACTTTAGATATACAGGAGATTTTTGTGGCATACCCTAAAGCAAGATTTAATTATGTATCCACCTGTAACAGCCAGACGGTGACTTTTGAAAATCTATCAGAAGGACATACGTCCGCAACCTGGATTTTCGGTGACGGAACAACGCTGACAACCATGGATGCCAGTTTATCCCATACCTACCCGCCCAGTGTGACGGAAGTGACTGCTTCCTTAGCTGTTTATAACGATTCCACCGGCTGCAGGGATACGCTTTCAAAAGTGATAAAATTCGCGAGTATTGATTCATTCAGATACACCCTTACACCACAAAAAGGATGTGCACCACTGAAAGTGCTGATGTCGGCACCCAGTGATACCGGTGTATTTAATTACATATGGGAATTGGGAAACGGCGACAGGGGTTTCGGTAATAATTATGTTGCTACCTACCCTGCAGAAGGACAGTTTGTGGTGAAAATGTTTGTACGCTACAACAATGGCTGTCTGATCGCTTCGAGCCAGAGAGATACTGTGACCGTTATAAAGGCACACGCCGATTTCAATTTTGATAAAGCCAGCGGATGTGTTACGGCGGTATTTAATTTCAGAGACAGCAGTTATTCCAATAGCTCACCGATTGTTTCTTACTCCTGGTTGTTTAATAATACTGCTACTGCCAGCGGACAAACGGCATCTTATGGGTTTAATGCATTAGGTACCTATTCCGTAAAGCTGACCGTGCAAAATCAGGAAGGATGCCGGGATTCGCTAACAAAGACAGTAACCGTATCGGAAGTGAAGGCTGATTTCGATAAAGATAGGAACGGAGTGTGCGCGGGTAAATCCATTCAATTCTTTAACCGTTCCAGTGCGAATGCCGTGTCCTATTTGTGGGATTTTGGTGACGGCACGACGTCAGCAGAACGGGAACCTGTTCATGCATTTCCGCAGGAAAGGGATTATACGATAAAGCTGACAGTCTCGGACGGAAGAGGCTGTGAGAATACCGTGGCGAAAACCAATTTTGTCACCATTAAAAATATCCATGTCAACTTTACCGCAAGCCCGACTTTTAAAACATGCCCCGATCTAATCACCGATTTCCAGCTGCAGGCACCTGCCAATATGCAGTTTAAGAATGTATTCTGGGATTTTGGAAATGGCAATACCAGTGATGATAACAACCGGACACCGCAAGGTGTTTATACCCGTTCGGATTCATTCGATGTGAAACTGATAGTGGTGGACACCAATAATTGCACTGATACCATCTTTAAACCCGATTATATCATTGTTGCCGGACCGCAGGGTACTTTTTCATTCTCACCGGATTTCGGATGCGCACCTTTTGATGTAACCTTCAGAGCCCAATTCAAAAATACCACCACCACCATCTGGGATTTTGGAAACGGCGATACCCGACTGGATAATACGTTAAGCACCACTACCAACTATACTTACAGAAGGGAAGGAGATTATACACCGACCCTGGTACTGAAAGATAATTTTGGCTGTACCGTGAATATCGTTTCTACCAAAAAGGTGAATGTTGCCCGCTTATTTACCGCTTTCGGGGTAGACAAAGCCAATGTATGTGACGGCAGCGGAATAGTAAATATCAGAGACTCTATCTATTCTTCACCGAACTCACCGGTAAAAGAATATTACTGGTCATTTACAGACTCGCTGAACAAAACCACCAGAGGTGTCGGCGATACCTTTATCCCAACCGGCCCAGGCTCCTACTGGATAAGATTCTATGCAGAAAATACATTTGGATGTACCGGCAGAGACAGTGTAAAGGTGGGCGTATACACCAGTCCGGTTCTGACAGATATCAAGGATAAGGTGATCTGTCGTGGTGAACAGATACCATTAGATGTTTCCGGAAACCCGACAGCAGTGCAGTGGTCGCCGAATAATTCTCTAAACACGCCAACGGGTGCCAATGTAGTGGCAAGGCCTGATACCACCACTACCTATATTATCAAAGCCTTTCATCATCCGCAGTGCCCTGTTTATGACACGGTAAAGGTGGAAGTAAAAACACGTCTGAACGTCAGGGCATACCCGGATACCATTCTGTGTTTGGGTGATACGATCCAATTACATACGGAAGCGGAAAATACATCGCTGAACATAACCAAAATTACCTGGTCGAATTCACCTGCGCTATCAAATATAAATGATCCGAATCCGCTTGCGTTCCCGAAATCCAATACTACATTCTATGCCATCTTTGAAAATGGCGCCTGTTTGCTGCAAAAGCTGCCGGTGCAGGTGGATATAAAACCATTGCCGGCAGTAACGGCTGGAGTAGATCATATCATCATCAAAGGTTCTGAAGTGCAGATAGATGCCACATCACCCAATAACGTCACTTACATTTGGAGTCCGGATTATAAACTATCCTGTACCGAATGTCAGAATCCAATGGCATCACCGGAAACGGATACCAGTTATATTGTGACTGCTGTCAATGAATTTGGCTGTAAGGCAAAAGATATTCTGTTAATTAGGGTAATCGAAGATTGTTCCGGCAGAATGGTCTATGTTCCGAATACCTTCTCTCCGAATGGTGACGGACAAAATGATGTGCTGAGAGCTTTGGGGCCGGGAATCTCCTCCGTAAAACAGATTAGGGTATTTAACCGCTGGGGGCAATTGATTTTTGAAACCAATAACCCTGAAACCGGCTGGGACGGCACCTATAAAGGGGAACTCCTGAACCCCGGTGTGTATATGTATTATATGGAGGTGGAGTGTATTAACGGACAAAGAACCATACGAAAGGGAGATGTAACCTTATTGAGATAA
- a CDS encoding C40 family peptidase → MKGILQLSVIPMRATPSDKAEMVNQVLFGETFDVLERTEKWCKIKLHHDHYEGWIDNKQYAWTKTKNKKEISVVSSLFEKIKKEDATLIIPMGAVTEHTKPVHRSLIKTALLFLHTPYLWGGRTFMGIDCSGFTQVVFKVHGIPLKRDACQQAAQGKKINFENSTTNDLAFFHNTEGRVIHVGIVIKEKDKTRIIHASGKVRMDILDEKGIYDEATHAYTHRLHSIKRMER, encoded by the coding sequence ATGAAAGGCATCCTGCAATTATCCGTCATTCCCATGCGCGCAACCCCTTCTGACAAGGCAGAGATGGTCAATCAGGTTTTATTCGGAGAAACGTTTGATGTCTTGGAACGAACCGAAAAATGGTGTAAAATAAAACTGCACCACGACCACTACGAAGGATGGATAGACAATAAGCAATATGCATGGACGAAGACAAAAAATAAAAAGGAAATATCCGTTGTCTCCTCCTTGTTTGAGAAAATAAAAAAAGAAGATGCAACACTTATCATTCCGATGGGCGCTGTGACGGAACATACCAAACCAGTTCATCGTTCCTTAATTAAGACCGCCCTGCTTTTTCTCCATACACCGTATTTGTGGGGCGGCAGAACATTCATGGGCATCGATTGTTCCGGTTTCACACAGGTAGTTTTCAAAGTTCATGGCATTCCACTTAAACGCGATGCCTGTCAGCAGGCGGCACAGGGCAAGAAAATAAACTTTGAAAACAGCACAACCAACGACCTGGCGTTTTTTCACAATACGGAAGGACGGGTGATACATGTAGGTATCGTCATCAAAGAAAAGGATAAAACCCGAATCATACACGCCTCCGGAAAAGTGAGAATGGACATACTGGATGAAAAGGGGATTTATGATGAGGCAACCCATGCGTACACACACCGGCTGCACAGCATCAAAAGAATGGAACGATGA
- a CDS encoding PorP/SprF family type IX secretion system membrane protein → MKTFIPWIMILLIGWHAQAQDMHSSQFYAVPSNINPAFTGFINNDYYVAATYKTQWRSISTPYQTISGNAELSLLKNKFPNSILGVGVYVAHDRAGSTNFTNNQVGVNVSFLQVLDVKRNHIIGVGFQNGISMRKFDFSKATFENQFNGFDGFDPTLDPLENGLRTSQVDYNLGIGGLYSFSPKEHTNFFASFSIFNLTRPNVSFYIEQENRLFTRYSAFTGGECMLKGNWSMQPSFLFQKQGPNMEIVFGSFARYGWFKNRKEMLALNFGAWYRVNDALIPAVKLEYKGFNVTFNYDINVSKLTKVSRFNGSGEISISYSGRLFKDRVKPVKPVFCPSFAF, encoded by the coding sequence ATGAAAACCTTTATTCCCTGGATCATGATACTGCTCATCGGGTGGCATGCACAGGCACAGGATATGCACTCTTCGCAGTTTTATGCCGTCCCGTCCAATATAAATCCTGCATTCACAGGTTTTATCAATAATGATTACTACGTTGCCGCTACTTATAAAACCCAATGGCGCAGTATTTCCACACCTTACCAGACGATAAGCGGAAATGCCGAATTATCCCTGCTGAAAAATAAATTCCCCAATTCCATTTTAGGAGTGGGTGTATACGTCGCTCATGACAGGGCGGGTTCTACGAATTTTACGAATAATCAGGTGGGCGTGAACGTGTCTTTCTTACAGGTACTGGATGTTAAACGAAATCACATAATAGGGGTGGGATTTCAGAATGGCATTTCCATGCGCAAATTTGATTTCTCCAAAGCTACTTTTGAAAATCAGTTCAACGGATTTGACGGCTTTGACCCAACATTGGACCCTCTGGAAAACGGGTTGCGTACCAGTCAGGTGGATTACAATCTGGGCATTGGCGGACTGTATTCGTTCTCACCTAAAGAGCATACTAATTTCTTTGCCAGCTTTTCAATCTTCAATCTTACCCGCCCGAACGTATCGTTTTATATTGAACAGGAAAACAGATTGTTTACCCGCTATTCGGCGTTTACCGGAGGTGAATGTATGCTGAAGGGAAACTGGTCGATGCAGCCATCCTTTCTTTTTCAAAAACAGGGGCCGAATATGGAAATTGTGTTCGGCAGTTTCGCGCGCTATGGGTGGTTCAAAAACAGGAAAGAGATGTTAGCGCTCAATTTTGGCGCATGGTATAGGGTAAATGATGCCTTGATTCCCGCGGTCAAACTGGAATACAAAGGATTTAATGTCACGTTTAATTATGATATCAATGTTTCCAAACTAACGAAAGTAAGCAGATTTAACGGCAGCGGGGAAATATCCATTTCCTATTCGGGAAGGTTGTTTAAGGACCGCGTAAAACCGGTTAAGCCGGTATTCTGTCCGTCTTTTGCGTTTTAA
- a CDS encoding NUDIX hydrolase, translating into MTDESKNPWTSLSIQIVYDNKWITVTHEEVLTPGGSKGIYGKVHLKNYAIGIVPLDKDGNTRLVGQYRYPLSEYSWEIPEGGGLLENDILEAAQRELKEEAGLTANKWTQIAVSHTSNSVSDELAVIFAAQELTECDNEPDDTEQLQIKKLSLNEAIAMAMDGTIKDAISVLALLKLKILIDEGKFEI; encoded by the coding sequence ATGACGGACGAAAGTAAAAACCCGTGGACTTCCTTATCCATACAGATCGTGTACGACAACAAATGGATTACCGTCACGCATGAAGAGGTGCTGACGCCGGGCGGCAGCAAGGGTATTTACGGCAAGGTGCACCTGAAAAATTATGCCATCGGCATTGTGCCGCTGGACAAGGACGGCAATACCCGGCTCGTCGGCCAGTACCGCTATCCGCTCAGCGAGTACAGCTGGGAAATCCCGGAAGGCGGCGGCCTGCTGGAAAACGATATCCTGGAAGCGGCACAGCGCGAGCTGAAGGAGGAAGCGGGGCTGACGGCGAACAAATGGACACAGATTGCCGTTAGCCATACATCCAATTCGGTGTCGGACGAACTGGCGGTGATTTTTGCGGCACAGGAACTGACGGAATGCGACAACGAACCGGACGATACGGAACAATTACAGATAAAAAAACTATCTTTAAATGAGGCTATAGCAATGGCGATGGACGGAACCATCAAAGATGCCATCTCAGTGCTGGCATTACTAAAACTGAAAATACTGATCGATGAAGGAAAATTTGAAATTTGA